One window from the genome of Pseudonocardia hierapolitana encodes:
- a CDS encoding FadR/GntR family transcriptional regulator: MAEKRVKNPIYLEAQARLRDFITEAGLGPGDRLPPESALAERLGVSRLSLREATRSLQTLGVIEARHGNGLFVSAFSFRPLIEQLPYGLAVAGTGLEEILTAREAMEVGLMPAVARLNPQVELAECARLADEMAALEGRGEPITEVDKRFHLLLYRALGNPLVDNLIEVFWELFTRLGDSIPVPPEGGRGAVHLQIIRALQSGDAGESIAAMQQHFDDIRVRAALISTHSAGAASVPGCHPPVRAPAEDAG, from the coding sequence GTGGCTGAGAAACGGGTGAAGAACCCGATCTACCTCGAGGCCCAGGCGCGGCTGCGGGACTTCATCACCGAGGCCGGCCTCGGCCCGGGGGACCGGCTGCCCCCCGAGTCCGCGCTCGCGGAGCGGCTCGGGGTGAGCCGGCTGTCGCTGCGCGAGGCGACGCGCAGCCTGCAGACCCTCGGCGTCATCGAGGCCCGCCACGGCAACGGCCTGTTCGTGTCGGCGTTCTCCTTCCGACCGCTGATCGAGCAGCTGCCCTACGGGCTCGCCGTGGCCGGCACCGGACTGGAGGAGATCCTCACCGCGCGCGAGGCGATGGAGGTCGGCCTGATGCCGGCGGTCGCGCGGCTGAACCCGCAGGTCGAGCTCGCCGAGTGCGCGCGGCTGGCCGACGAGATGGCCGCGCTCGAAGGCCGGGGGGAGCCGATCACCGAGGTCGACAAGCGGTTCCACCTGCTGCTCTACCGGGCGCTGGGCAACCCGCTCGTCGACAACCTCATCGAGGTCTTCTGGGAGCTGTTCACGCGGCTCGGCGACTCGATCCCGGTGCCGCCCGAGGGCGGGCGGGGGGCCGTGCACCTGCAGATCATCCGGGCGCTGCAGTCGGGCGACGCGGGCGAGAGCATCGCGGCGATGCAGCAGCACTTCGACGACATCCGCGTCCGTGCCGCGCTCATCTCTACCCACTCCGCCGGCGCCGCAAGCGTCCCCGGCTGCCATCCCCCGGTGCGCGCTCCCGCCGAGGACGCGGGCTGA
- a CDS encoding dihydrodipicolinate synthase family protein has protein sequence MLEIWAATPTPFTPDGKLALDVVAAQAAHLHAAGVAGTFVGGTTGEFAAMDAAERQSLVEAWQDARPSGLKLGVHVGHTDLAQAQQLAVHAESCGADLIGAVGPYYGDAPTLDALVAHLAEIAAAAPNTPFGFYHIPSMTGSRYRPSEVVAALAAAAPTTGAVKFTDGDLLEFDRTRAAAPGLAAYFGRDELLPAALACGADRVIGTLYNGMAPLAHAVAAAFHRGEPAEAYRLHAPFREVARAANAHGGIGFLKALMNRLGPDTGPARSPYRRPDVAVVDELAAVVRAALEGAGG, from the coding sequence ATGCTCGAGATCTGGGCCGCCACCCCGACGCCGTTCACGCCCGACGGGAAGCTCGCCCTCGACGTCGTCGCGGCGCAGGCCGCGCACCTGCACGCCGCGGGCGTCGCGGGCACGTTCGTCGGCGGGACGACCGGTGAGTTCGCGGCGATGGACGCGGCCGAGCGGCAGTCGCTGGTGGAGGCGTGGCAGGACGCCCGCCCCTCCGGCCTGAAGCTGGGCGTGCACGTGGGGCACACCGATCTCGCTCAGGCGCAGCAGCTCGCGGTGCACGCCGAGTCCTGCGGGGCCGACCTGATCGGTGCCGTCGGCCCGTACTACGGCGACGCGCCCACCCTCGACGCGCTGGTGGCGCACCTGGCCGAGATCGCCGCGGCCGCACCGAACACGCCGTTCGGCTTCTACCACATCCCGAGCATGACGGGATCGCGCTACCGGCCGTCCGAGGTGGTCGCGGCGCTCGCCGCCGCGGCGCCGACGACGGGGGCGGTGAAGTTCACCGACGGCGACCTGCTGGAGTTCGACCGGACCCGCGCGGCGGCCCCTGGCCTCGCCGCCTACTTCGGCCGCGACGAGCTGCTGCCCGCGGCGCTGGCCTGCGGAGCCGACCGGGTGATCGGCACGCTCTACAACGGGATGGCCCCGCTCGCGCACGCCGTGGCCGCCGCGTTCCACCGCGGCGAGCCGGCCGAGGCCTACCGTCTGCACGCCCCGTTCCGCGAGGTGGCCAGGGCGGCGAACGCGCACGGCGGGATCGGCTTCCTCAAGGCGTTGATGAACCGGCTCGGCCCGGACACCGGACCGGCCCGGTCGCCGTACCGGCGGCCGGACGTCGCCGTCGTGGACGAGCTCGCCGCGGTGGTGCGCGCGGCGCTGGAGGGGGCAGGTGGCTGA
- a CDS encoding carbohydrate ABC transporter permease has protein sequence MTRERVRLVIAVAVTAVYLLPVYWMLNTSFKEQAEVFARPPALVPVPPTLAAYQSAVLGDPDIARGLVNTFVIATGTTVLTLVVAVPAAYALARLRIRWVTPALLLFLAVQMIPAVNLALPMFVLFGRVGLVNTYAGLIIANCSLSIPLAITIMRPYFLSVPGEVLEAARVDGCTTFGAFVRVALPVSIPGVITMAVVSFLGAWGEFVFGLALATGDELQPVSVVIAKLTNAFGTRWNELMAVSAVVAVPVIVLFVLLQRYIVAGLTDGATKG, from the coding sequence ATGACGCGCGAGAGGGTCCGGCTCGTCATCGCCGTCGCCGTGACGGCGGTCTACCTGCTGCCCGTCTACTGGATGCTCAACACCTCGTTCAAGGAACAGGCGGAGGTGTTCGCGCGGCCGCCCGCGCTCGTGCCGGTGCCGCCGACCCTCGCCGCCTACCAGAGCGCGGTCTTGGGCGACCCGGACATCGCCCGCGGCCTGGTCAACACGTTCGTCATCGCGACCGGGACCACGGTGCTCACGCTCGTCGTGGCCGTCCCCGCGGCGTACGCGTTAGCCCGCCTGCGCATCCGGTGGGTCACGCCGGCGCTGCTGCTGTTCCTCGCCGTGCAGATGATCCCGGCGGTCAACCTCGCACTCCCCATGTTCGTGCTGTTCGGGCGGGTGGGCCTGGTGAACACCTACGCCGGGCTGATCATCGCGAACTGCTCGCTCTCGATCCCCCTCGCGATCACGATCATGCGGCCGTACTTCCTGTCCGTGCCGGGCGAGGTCCTCGAGGCCGCGCGCGTGGACGGCTGCACGACGTTCGGCGCGTTCGTCCGCGTGGCGCTGCCGGTCAGCATCCCGGGCGTGATCACGATGGCCGTCGTCAGCTTCCTCGGCGCGTGGGGTGAGTTCGTGTTCGGCCTCGCGCTCGCCACCGGGGACGAGCTGCAGCCGGTGAGCGTCGTGATCGCGAAGCTCACCAATGCGTTCGGCACCCGGTGGAACGAGCTCATGGCCGTGTCCGCGGTGGTGGCCGTGCCGGTGATCGTGCTGTTCGTGCTGCTCCAGCGTTACATCGTCGCCGGTCTGACCGACGGTGCCACGAAAGGTTAG
- a CDS encoding carbohydrate ABC transporter permease, whose translation MTVIEAKGALERTRTPSPPHRARRRAGNRADQLFLLPAVLFAAVTVVYPLVYSVLQAFQDVGLREVIRGGAEWVGFANFADQFGRAEFWQALWLSLVYTVGTVVLTYVGGLALALLFVREFAGRNVMRALLMLAWILPTVVGANVWRWLLDGSYGLLNAVLRGLGLIDGDLFWLGQPGPALVSVIVATAWSFAPFAMILMVAGLQGVPAMLYEAARIDGASAWQQFRHVTLPALRPVSVTVMLLIFIFAFKTFDTIYLMTRGGPGGATLTLPLYAFQEAFEFRRYDTAAVATTVMLLVPLVLSIFYFRSLRREEAA comes from the coding sequence ATGACCGTGATCGAGGCCAAGGGGGCGCTCGAGCGGACCCGCACGCCCTCGCCGCCCCACCGGGCGCGCAGGCGTGCGGGAAACCGCGCGGACCAGCTGTTCCTGCTGCCTGCGGTGCTGTTCGCCGCCGTCACCGTGGTCTACCCGCTGGTCTACAGCGTGCTGCAGGCCTTCCAGGACGTCGGGCTGCGGGAGGTCATCAGGGGCGGCGCCGAGTGGGTGGGGTTCGCCAACTTCGCCGACCAGTTCGGCAGGGCCGAGTTCTGGCAGGCGCTGTGGCTCTCGCTGGTCTACACCGTCGGCACGGTCGTGCTCACCTACGTCGGCGGCCTCGCGCTGGCGCTGCTGTTCGTCCGGGAGTTCGCCGGGCGCAACGTCATGCGGGCGCTGCTGATGCTGGCCTGGATCCTGCCGACGGTGGTGGGCGCGAACGTGTGGCGCTGGCTGCTCGACGGCTCCTACGGGCTGCTCAACGCGGTGCTGCGCGGGCTCGGCCTCATCGACGGCGACCTGTTCTGGCTCGGCCAGCCCGGCCCCGCGCTCGTGTCGGTGATCGTGGCCACCGCGTGGAGCTTCGCGCCGTTCGCGATGATCCTCATGGTCGCGGGCCTGCAGGGGGTGCCGGCGATGCTGTACGAGGCGGCCCGCATCGACGGCGCCTCGGCCTGGCAGCAGTTCCGCCACGTCACGCTCCCGGCGTTGCGGCCGGTGAGCGTCACGGTGATGCTGCTGATCTTCATCTTCGCGTTCAAGACCTTCGACACCATCTACCTCATGACGAGGGGCGGCCCGGGCGGCGCCACGCTCACGCTGCCGCTCTACGCCTTCCAGGAGGCGTTCGAGTTCCGCCGCTACGACACGGCGGCCGTGGCCACGACCGTCATGCTGCTCGTGCCGCTGGTGCTGTCGATCTTCTACTTCCGGTCGCTACGCAGGGAGGAGGCGGCATGA
- a CDS encoding ABC transporter substrate-binding protein, whose protein sequence is MRTVVRASLVAAAAVLAAAGCASGGGTGGGEPSEPLSVWQFYGDESMPTGKPFYDLVARYEQQSGTDVDIRFIPYDDFNRTLTQAAAAGDGPGIALISAFDTAAMADAGVIQDLSAQVQDWGQQGAYFPTNWESTQADGKTYGIPHLADAYAVYYNTAMVQQAPTTWTEMESTAAALSGEGRSGLAVSGIEGAEGATGLAIRMLAAGAQPTEIDSPGGHAALESLRRMVQSGALSEGFLTWNEEDAKNQFATGQAAMMINSATYVNILREENPDLQWSVAVLPSEATGQTMLSAENLTIGATSDDTDRAWDLITFMQRPEELQVYLPERNKLPARSDVPGTAEDPVRAVFAQQLQQAWAPDAALAPHTTEVLTALQAALQQTISGTPAPDAARAAQATIDEALGTS, encoded by the coding sequence ATGCGGACAGTCGTGAGAGCCAGCCTGGTGGCGGCCGCCGCCGTCCTCGCGGCTGCGGGGTGCGCGAGCGGCGGGGGAACCGGCGGTGGAGAGCCGTCCGAACCGTTGTCGGTCTGGCAGTTCTACGGCGACGAGTCGATGCCGACGGGCAAGCCGTTCTACGACCTCGTCGCCCGCTACGAGCAGCAGAGCGGCACGGACGTCGACATCCGCTTCATCCCGTACGACGACTTCAACCGCACCCTGACCCAGGCCGCAGCCGCGGGCGACGGGCCCGGCATCGCGCTGATCAGCGCGTTCGACACGGCGGCGATGGCCGATGCCGGCGTCATCCAGGACCTGAGCGCCCAGGTGCAGGACTGGGGGCAGCAGGGCGCGTACTTCCCGACCAACTGGGAGTCCACGCAGGCCGACGGGAAGACCTACGGGATCCCGCACCTGGCCGACGCCTACGCCGTCTACTACAACACCGCGATGGTGCAGCAGGCCCCGACGACGTGGACCGAGATGGAGTCGACCGCGGCTGCGCTGTCCGGTGAGGGCCGGTCCGGGCTCGCCGTGAGCGGCATCGAGGGTGCCGAGGGCGCCACGGGTCTCGCCATCCGGATGCTCGCGGCTGGCGCCCAGCCGACCGAGATCGACAGCCCCGGCGGCCACGCCGCGTTGGAGTCGTTGCGGCGGATGGTGCAGAGCGGCGCGCTGTCGGAGGGCTTCCTCACCTGGAACGAGGAGGACGCGAAGAACCAGTTCGCCACCGGCCAGGCCGCCATGATGATCAACTCGGCGACGTACGTGAACATCCTGCGCGAGGAGAACCCCGACCTGCAGTGGAGCGTCGCCGTGCTCCCCTCGGAGGCGACGGGGCAGACGATGCTGTCGGCGGAGAACCTGACGATCGGCGCCACCAGCGACGACACCGACCGGGCATGGGACCTCATCACGTTCATGCAGCGGCCAGAGGAGCTGCAGGTCTACCTGCCGGAGCGGAACAAGCTGCCCGCCCGCAGCGACGTGCCGGGCACCGCGGAGGACCCGGTCCGCGCGGTCTTCGCCCAGCAGCTCCAGCAGGCGTGGGCCCCGGATGCGGCACTGGCACCGCACACCACCGAAGTACTGACGGCGCTGCAGGCCGCGCTCCAGCAGACGATCAGCGGCACCCCCGCCCCGGACGCCGCGCGCGCCGCGCAGGCCACGATCGACGAGGCACTCGGGACGTCATGA
- a CDS encoding LysE family translocator has product MVDPALFAAFLVAVALLVLTPGPDMLLVMAIGAAGGPAVGLCAAAGVAAGLAVHATATAFGLAALFSAVPTLYVVVKVCGAAYLLHLGIATLRRRDEPLVRTDGAGDGRGRAFRRGLLTNLLNPKVVLFNAAFLPQFVDPARGSVTTQLLVLGAAFVVVDLLIDGPIGVLAGRLGALLAERRRAVRRLHIATGSIFIGLSARLALTR; this is encoded by the coding sequence ATGGTGGACCCAGCGCTGTTCGCCGCGTTCCTCGTCGCCGTCGCGCTGCTCGTGCTCACGCCGGGGCCGGACATGCTGTTGGTGATGGCGATCGGCGCCGCCGGCGGCCCGGCCGTCGGGCTCTGCGCCGCAGCCGGTGTCGCCGCCGGGCTGGCCGTGCACGCCACGGCCACCGCGTTCGGGCTGGCCGCCCTGTTCTCGGCCGTGCCCACGCTCTACGTCGTCGTGAAGGTCTGCGGGGCCGCGTACCTGCTCCACCTCGGGATCGCGACGCTGCGCAGGCGCGACGAGCCGCTCGTGCGCACGGACGGGGCGGGCGACGGGCGTGGGCGCGCCTTCCGCCGCGGCCTGCTCACCAACCTGCTCAACCCGAAGGTCGTGCTGTTCAACGCCGCGTTCCTGCCGCAGTTCGTCGACCCAGCACGCGGGAGCGTCACGACCCAGCTCCTCGTGCTCGGCGCCGCGTTCGTGGTGGTCGACCTGCTCATCGACGGCCCCATCGGCGTCCTCGCGGGACGGCTCGGCGCGCTGCTCGCCGAGCGCCGCCGCGCGGTCCGGCGGCTGCACATCGCGACCGGATCGATCTTCATCGGGTTGTCCGCCCGGCTCGCACTGACCCGATGA
- a CDS encoding YbfB/YjiJ family MFS transporter, which yields MDAVGERAGHAVGAVRLAAAGLAVIAVCYGLARFAYGLFVPAFTAEFDIGAAAAGAIASSSYAGYCVAVVAATLATVRWGPRAVATAAGLAAVLGTGLIAIAPGVAVLAVGVVVAGSSTGLASPPLADAVARWVQADRADRVQTVVNAGTGVGVAVSGPIALVLFGSWRLAWATYCAIAVLVTVWVAATIPGGPTRRSPAGAARGPWWRAGTGRLLVAAAALGAGSSAVWVFGRDLVVTAGVSAAASTLMWILLGVAGVAGAFTGDLVARTGLGRAWTAGMLLLAAATAVFALAPGVLPAVFAAAALFGAVYIGLTAVLLVWGTRTYPDAPALGVGAAFLLIAVGQTLAAPALGLLSDFATAPVAFGAAAVAAAGGALALPRG from the coding sequence ATGGACGCAGTGGGGGAACGAGCCGGGCACGCCGTCGGGGCGGTGCGGCTGGCGGCGGCAGGGCTCGCGGTCATCGCCGTCTGCTACGGCCTGGCCCGGTTCGCGTACGGCCTCTTCGTGCCGGCGTTCACGGCGGAGTTCGACATCGGGGCCGCGGCGGCCGGGGCGATCGCGTCGAGCAGCTACGCCGGCTACTGCGTCGCGGTCGTCGCAGCCACGCTCGCGACCGTCCGCTGGGGGCCGCGGGCGGTCGCGACCGCCGCGGGCCTCGCCGCGGTGCTCGGCACCGGCCTGATCGCGATCGCCCCGGGCGTGGCCGTGCTCGCGGTGGGTGTGGTGGTCGCCGGGTCGAGCACCGGCCTGGCGTCCCCACCACTGGCCGATGCCGTGGCCCGGTGGGTGCAGGCCGACCGGGCCGACCGCGTGCAGACCGTCGTCAACGCCGGCACCGGGGTCGGGGTGGCGGTGTCCGGCCCGATCGCGCTCGTGCTGTTCGGGAGCTGGCGCCTGGCGTGGGCGACCTATTGCGCGATCGCCGTGCTGGTCACCGTGTGGGTGGCCGCCACGATCCCCGGAGGGCCGACGCGGCGCTCGCCCGCCGGCGCCGCCCGCGGGCCGTGGTGGCGGGCGGGGACGGGGCGGCTCCTGGTGGCCGCCGCGGCGCTGGGGGCCGGCAGCTCCGCGGTGTGGGTCTTCGGGCGCGACCTGGTCGTGACCGCAGGCGTGAGCGCTGCCGCCTCCACGTTGATGTGGATCCTGCTCGGGGTGGCCGGCGTGGCCGGCGCCTTCACCGGCGACCTCGTCGCGCGCACCGGGCTGGGCCGCGCGTGGACCGCGGGGATGCTGCTGCTCGCCGCCGCGACCGCCGTGTTCGCCCTCGCGCCCGGCGTGCTGCCGGCGGTGTTCGCGGCCGCCGCGCTCTTCGGGGCGGTGTACATCGGTCTCACCGCCGTGTTGCTCGTCTGGGGGACGCGCACGTACCCGGACGCCCCTGCCCTCGGCGTGGGGGCCGCCTTCCTGCTCATCGCAGTGGGGCAGACCCTCGCCGCGCCCGCGCTCGGCCTGCTCTCCGACTTCGCGACGGCGCCGGTCGCGTTCGGCGCGGCGGCGGTCGCGGCCGCCGGTGGGGCGCTCGCGCTCCCGCGGGGCTGA
- a CDS encoding class I SAM-dependent methyltransferase yields the protein MDPDPDRTRAFGEQLLGMLTGGMLTMLIGIGHRTGLFEAAARGPATSSELAERAGLHERYVREWLGAMVTGGIMEYDPADGRHTLPAAHAALLTGATSRNVGPTASSLRTLGSVLPQVERCFTEGGGVPIAEYAAVSAGGLGETWRHIYDEHLVDGFLGRVPGLHERLRAGVRVLDLGCGTGHAVNVMARAFPESTFDGLDIATDAIADAEAERAAMHLPNAAFAVADAAALAPERPYDVITAFDAIHDQAAPEVVLRRIHDALDPDGLFVMIDTNFATRLEDNLADPYAPLSFGISLLFCVPTSIATGGSGLGAMWGREQARRMLADAGFTDVQVFDTPRPQNCMYVCRAEQR from the coding sequence GTGGACCCCGACCCGGATCGCACCCGTGCCTTCGGCGAGCAGCTGCTGGGGATGCTCACCGGCGGCATGCTCACGATGCTGATCGGCATCGGCCACCGCACCGGCCTGTTCGAGGCCGCGGCGCGAGGGCCGGCCACCAGCTCCGAGCTCGCCGAGCGGGCCGGGCTGCACGAGCGGTACGTGCGCGAGTGGCTCGGCGCGATGGTGACCGGCGGGATCATGGAGTACGACCCGGCCGACGGCCGGCACACGCTGCCCGCCGCGCACGCTGCGCTCCTGACCGGCGCCACGTCGCGCAACGTCGGCCCCACGGCGAGCAGCCTGCGCACGCTCGGGTCGGTGCTCCCGCAGGTCGAGCGCTGCTTCACCGAGGGCGGCGGCGTGCCGATCGCGGAGTACGCCGCCGTGTCGGCGGGTGGGCTCGGCGAGACCTGGCGCCACATCTACGACGAGCACCTCGTCGACGGCTTCCTCGGCCGCGTGCCCGGCCTGCACGAGCGCCTCCGTGCTGGGGTCCGCGTGCTGGACCTCGGCTGCGGCACCGGCCACGCGGTCAACGTGATGGCCCGTGCGTTCCCCGAGTCCACGTTCGACGGCCTCGACATCGCGACGGACGCGATCGCGGACGCCGAGGCGGAGCGGGCGGCGATGCACCTGCCCAACGCCGCGTTCGCCGTGGCCGACGCCGCCGCACTCGCCCCCGAGCGGCCCTACGACGTGATCACGGCCTTCGACGCGATCCACGACCAGGCGGCGCCCGAGGTCGTGCTGCGCCGCATCCACGACGCCCTCGACCCGGACGGCCTCTTCGTCATGATCGACACGAACTTCGCGACTCGGCTCGAGGACAACCTCGCCGACCCCTACGCCCCGCTGTCCTTCGGAATCAGCCTGCTGTTCTGCGTGCCCACCTCGATCGCGACGGGCGGCAGCGGGCTCGGCGCGATGTGGGGGCGGGAGCAGGCCCGCCGGATGCTCGCCGACGCCGGGTTCACCGACGTCCAGGTGTTCGACACCCCGCGACCCCAGAACTGCATGTACGTCTGCCGGGCGGAGCAGCGATGA
- a CDS encoding spermidine synthase, translated as MSAEIVERTTGLAGELVLRRDGEHHEIVANGVFLMDTRGGSSERLLVTATADRMPPPGRMLIGGLGVGFSLAAALAHPAVTAVEVVEREAAVIRWNRGALAVLHGDALADPRVAVREADVADRITSAAPGSFDAICLDTDNGPDWLVSPANARLYTDTGLAAAARALAPGGVLAVWSAAPSPALAARMGGLFTEVTTLEVPMGRGGPDVVVLAAQPR; from the coding sequence ATGAGTGCCGAGATCGTCGAGCGCACCACCGGCCTCGCAGGCGAGCTGGTGCTGCGCCGGGACGGCGAGCACCACGAGATCGTCGCGAACGGGGTGTTCCTCATGGACACCCGCGGCGGCAGCTCCGAGCGGCTGCTCGTCACGGCCACCGCCGACCGGATGCCGCCACCCGGGAGGATGCTCATCGGCGGGCTCGGTGTCGGGTTCTCGCTGGCCGCCGCGCTGGCGCATCCGGCCGTCACGGCGGTCGAGGTGGTCGAGCGCGAGGCGGCCGTGATCCGCTGGAACCGCGGCGCGCTCGCCGTGCTGCACGGCGACGCGCTCGCCGACCCGCGGGTCGCCGTGCGCGAGGCGGACGTCGCCGACCGGATCACGAGCGCTGCACCCGGGTCGTTCGACGCGATCTGCCTCGACACCGACAACGGCCCGGACTGGCTCGTGAGCCCGGCCAACGCCCGGCTCTACACCGACACCGGACTCGCCGCTGCCGCCCGCGCCCTCGCGCCCGGCGGCGTCCTCGCCGTGTGGAGCGCCGCCCCCTCCCCCGCGCTCGCCGCACGGATGGGCGGGCTCTTCACCGAGGTCACGACCCTCGAGGTGCCGATGGGTCGCGGCGGGCCGGACGTCGTCGTGCTCGCGGCGCAGCCCCGCTGA
- a CDS encoding LLM class F420-dependent oxidoreductase has translation MARDFRFSFNIFGIPSREALQERCRRGESAGFHTVFAPDHLGAPAPFPVLQAAADATEHLRVGTLVLNAPFWNPALLAREAASLDILSGGRLELGLGSGHMKWEFDAAGIPWEPFGARARRLEETITALRRFFTSDLAALPGGRSPVPVQRAGFDGSGPLLIVGGTGDRVLSIAARHADIIGVAGVYQVPGKPPGTFRLGTAAEADERVRFTREHAGERAGDIEWHVLVQMVVPTDDRRAAAEDLISRFGGEMTVEEALETPFLLIGTPAQMAEQLRASRERYGFSYITVHEPYYEAFEPVVELMRN, from the coding sequence GTGGCTCGCGACTTCCGGTTCTCCTTCAACATCTTCGGCATCCCGTCCCGCGAAGCGCTGCAGGAGCGCTGCCGCCGCGGGGAGAGCGCCGGTTTCCACACCGTGTTCGCCCCCGACCACCTCGGCGCGCCCGCGCCGTTCCCCGTCCTGCAGGCCGCGGCCGACGCCACCGAGCACCTGCGGGTCGGCACGCTCGTGCTGAACGCGCCCTTCTGGAACCCCGCGCTGCTGGCCAGGGAGGCCGCATCGCTCGACATCCTGAGCGGCGGCCGGCTGGAGCTCGGGTTGGGCTCCGGCCACATGAAGTGGGAGTTCGACGCGGCGGGCATCCCGTGGGAACCCTTCGGCGCGCGGGCCCGCCGGCTCGAGGAGACGATCACCGCCCTGCGCCGGTTCTTCACCTCGGACCTGGCGGCGCTGCCCGGCGGGCGCTCCCCCGTTCCGGTCCAGCGCGCCGGCTTCGACGGGTCCGGTCCACTCCTCATCGTCGGCGGCACCGGCGACCGGGTGCTGTCGATCGCCGCGCGGCACGCCGACATCATCGGCGTCGCGGGCGTCTACCAGGTGCCCGGCAAGCCGCCGGGCACCTTCCGGCTCGGCACCGCCGCGGAGGCCGACGAGCGGGTGCGGTTCACGCGGGAGCACGCGGGCGAGCGGGCCGGCGACATCGAGTGGCACGTCCTGGTGCAGATGGTCGTGCCCACCGATGACCGGCGGGCCGCCGCCGAGGACCTGATCAGCAGGTTCGGCGGCGAGATGACCGTCGAGGAGGCCCTCGAAACCCCGTTCCTGCTGATCGGCACACCCGCGCAGATGGCGGAGCAGCTGCGGGCCTCCCGCGAGCGCTACGGCTTCTCCTACATCACCGTGCACGAGCCGTATTACGAAGCGTTCGAGCCGGTCGTCGAGTTGATGCGCAACTGA
- a CDS encoding LysR family transcriptional regulator, whose product MPELDLRLLQSFLAVAEEGGITRAAARLHLAQQAVSAQMQQLERAIGVKLLVRTSRGVLLTAAGRELAAGGPGALDHVDGLVERVRGVARGENGKLRLACKPHATAEFALEVTEAMEATVPGIDIVLTTASTLAEELRLLTTGAVDAAFLWAPVGDPRLPCAPVRSDRRMVALAADHPLAGRRDVQLADLADEPVIRPAGPVAGNVLAHWLAEPRPDGRLAKRGPAAERSEDHLLLVARRRGVWLAPEPISRYFRSPHVRWVPVADAEPSTLVAVWTSEAPTALVSRMIAEVRVLTGWHEP is encoded by the coding sequence GTGCCGGAGCTGGATCTGCGATTGTTGCAATCGTTCCTCGCCGTCGCCGAGGAGGGTGGCATCACCCGGGCCGCGGCGCGCCTCCATCTCGCCCAGCAGGCCGTCTCGGCCCAGATGCAGCAACTGGAGCGCGCGATCGGCGTCAAGCTCCTCGTCCGCACCTCCCGCGGGGTGCTGCTGACCGCCGCCGGCCGGGAGCTCGCGGCAGGCGGCCCGGGCGCCCTCGACCACGTCGACGGCCTCGTCGAGCGCGTGCGCGGCGTCGCGCGCGGCGAGAACGGCAAGCTCAGGCTGGCGTGCAAACCGCACGCGACCGCCGAGTTCGCCCTCGAGGTGACCGAGGCGATGGAGGCGACGGTCCCCGGCATCGACATCGTGCTCACCACGGCGTCCACGCTGGCCGAGGAGCTCAGGCTGCTGACGACCGGCGCGGTCGACGCGGCGTTCCTCTGGGCTCCGGTCGGCGACCCCCGGCTCCCCTGCGCCCCCGTGCGCTCGGACCGGCGGATGGTCGCGCTCGCCGCCGACCACCCGCTGGCCGGCCGCCGGGACGTGCAGCTCGCCGATCTGGCCGACGAGCCGGTGATCCGGCCCGCCGGTCCGGTGGCCGGCAACGTGCTCGCCCACTGGCTCGCCGAGCCCCGGCCCGACGGCCGCCTCGCCAAGCGCGGCCCCGCAGCCGAGCGCAGCGAGGACCACCTGCTGCTCGTGGCCCGCCGGCGTGGCGTCTGGCTCGCGCCGGAGCCGATCAGCCGCTACTTCCGCAGCCCTCACGTCCGCTGGGTCCCGGTCGCCGACGCCGAGCCGAGCACGCTCGTCGCCGTGTGGACGTCGGAGGCGCCCACCGCGCTGGTGTCCCGCATGATCGCCGAGGTGCGCGTGCTGACCGGCTGGCACGAGCCGTGA